A window of the Gordonia humi genome harbors these coding sequences:
- a CDS encoding enoyl-CoA hydratase, with protein sequence MSDTYATITVETQGRVGVITLNRPKALNALNTELMTEVVGAAKGFDASPEIGAIVITGSDRAFAAGADIKEMSSKSFADVQSERFFGDWDALAALNTPTIAAVNGFALGGGCELAMLCDIIIAGDSAKFGQPEINLGVIPGIGGSQRLTRAVGKAKAMDMILTGRQMKADEADRLGLVSRVVPADQTLSTALEVAATIAGKSAIASSLAKEAVNRAFESGLTEGVRTERSLFYSTFASDDQTEGMAAFVEKREPNFQHR encoded by the coding sequence ATGTCTGACACGTACGCGACGATCACCGTCGAGACCCAGGGCCGCGTCGGCGTCATCACGCTGAACCGCCCGAAGGCGCTCAACGCCCTCAACACCGAACTGATGACCGAGGTCGTCGGCGCCGCGAAGGGCTTCGACGCCTCTCCCGAGATCGGCGCGATCGTCATCACCGGCTCCGACCGTGCGTTCGCCGCGGGCGCCGACATCAAGGAGATGTCGTCGAAGAGCTTCGCCGACGTGCAGTCGGAGCGCTTCTTCGGCGACTGGGACGCGCTCGCCGCGCTGAACACGCCGACGATCGCCGCGGTGAACGGCTTCGCGCTCGGCGGCGGCTGCGAGCTCGCGATGCTGTGCGACATCATCATCGCCGGCGACTCCGCGAAGTTCGGTCAGCCCGAGATCAACCTCGGCGTCATTCCCGGCATCGGCGGATCGCAGCGGCTGACCCGCGCCGTCGGCAAGGCCAAGGCGATGGACATGATCCTCACCGGCCGCCAGATGAAGGCCGACGAGGCCGACCGCCTCGGCCTCGTCTCGCGCGTGGTGCCCGCCGACCAGACGCTGTCGACCGCCCTGGAGGTCGCCGCCACGATCGCCGGCAAGTCGGCGATCGCGTCGTCGCTCGCCAAGGAGGCCGTCAACCGCGCCTTCGAGTCGGGGCTGACCGAAGGCGTCCGCACCGAGCGCTCGCTGTTCTACTCCACGTTCGCCTCCGACGATCAGACCGAGGGCATGGCCGCCTTCGTGGAGAAGCGCGAACCGAACTTCCAGCACCGCTGA
- the gltB gene encoding glutamate synthase large subunit, with protein sequence MKHLPGPVGLYDPINEHDACGVAFVVDMHGRRSRDIVEKAITVLVNLEHRGAAGAEPNTGDGAGIMIQVPDRFLREAVDFDLPAEGAYATGIAFLPQSAQDVRDAVAGVEKIVADEGLELLGWREVPVDESSLGALARDAMPTFRQVFLALAGSDASGSDPDSAEVMDLERKAYVVRKRVQYELGEKGAGQDGPGRDTVYFPSLSGQTMVYKGMLTTPQLRDFYLDLQDERVESALGMVHSRFSTNTFPSWPLAHPFRRVAHNGEINTVTGNENWMRAREALIDTDAFGGAGSAASEPARSSLADKIFPVCTPGASDTARFDEVLELLHLGGRSLPHAVLMMVPEAWERSEDMKPEHRAFYEYHSALMEAWDGPASVCFTDGTVIGAVLDRNGLRPSRIWVTKDGLVVLGSEVGVLDIAPEDIVTRTRLQPGKMFLVDTAQGRIVADEEVKDSLAGEHPYQEWLDANQVKLEDLPAPPHRHMAHDRVALRQQVFGYTNEDLNILISPMAATGAEAIGSMGTDTPVAVLSSRPRMLFDYFQQMFAQVTNPPLDAIREEIVTSIRHRIGGERDLLKPGADSAKQIVLSQPILDNDDLARLVDIDGEATGFGSVHIHGLYPVAEGGAGLRAALDQVRAKASAAIADGARIIVLSDRESDETLAPIPSLLLTAAVHHHLVRERTRTRASIVVESGDAREVHHMALLVAFGASGINPYMAFETIEDMLESGSLTVPGTDDLDHAARFVKARTNYIKAAGKGVLKVMSKMGISTVPSYNGAQLFQVIGIAQDVVDEFFTGLNSQLDGIGLDEIAGEVARRHSVAFTDRPSERAYRELEISGEYQWRREGEYHLFNPDTVFKLQHATRTGQYSVFKEYTKLVDDQSSRLGTLRGLFDFNFGDRDPIPLDKVEPASEIVKRFSTGAMSYGSISAEAHETLAIAMNRLGGRSNSGEGGEDPRRFSHDENGDWRRSAIKQVASGRFGVTSHYLSNCTDIQIKMAQGAKPGEGGQLPPHKVYPWVAEVRGSTPGVGLISPPPHHDIYSIEDLAQLIHDLKNANPAARIHVKLVSELGVGTVAAGVSKAHADVVLISGHDGGTGASPLTSLKHAGAPWEIGLAETQQTLLLNGLRDRIVVQVDGQLKTGRDVMIAALLGGEEFGFATAPLVVSGCVMMRVCHLDTCPVGVATQNPLLRERFSGKPEFVENFMLYIAEEVRELLARLGFRTLNEAIGRFDALDTTKALARWNGTKAGKLDLSPILTSPESPFMNQDLYCTGTQDHGLDKALDNELIVKARAAVESGTRVNLTSPITNVNRTVGTMLGHEVTKAYGAQGLPDGTISIDFTGSAGNSFGAFVPRGITMRLEGDANDFVGKGLSGGKLVIRPPRNAPADFVAEENIIAGNVIGFGGTGGKIFLRGVAGERFCVRNSGVQAVVEGVGDHGCEYMTGGSVVVLGATGRNFAAGMSGGVAYVYDPKDTFEANLNAELVDLEELDADDVLFLEGVLTEHRDETGSTVAAAVLDDWSIRQGHFVKVMPRDYKKVLAAIDVAEKTGRDVNDAIMEAARG encoded by the coding sequence ATGAAGCACTTGCCTGGGCCCGTCGGGCTCTACGATCCGATCAACGAACACGATGCATGTGGTGTGGCGTTCGTCGTCGACATGCACGGACGACGCAGCCGCGACATCGTCGAGAAGGCGATCACCGTGCTGGTCAACCTCGAACACCGTGGTGCCGCGGGTGCCGAGCCCAACACGGGCGACGGCGCGGGCATCATGATTCAGGTTCCGGACCGCTTCCTGCGCGAGGCGGTCGACTTCGACCTGCCCGCCGAGGGCGCGTACGCCACCGGCATCGCCTTCCTCCCGCAGTCGGCGCAGGACGTGCGCGACGCCGTCGCGGGCGTCGAGAAGATCGTCGCCGACGAGGGGCTCGAACTCCTCGGCTGGCGCGAGGTCCCGGTCGACGAATCGTCGCTGGGCGCGCTCGCCCGCGACGCCATGCCGACGTTCCGCCAGGTGTTCCTGGCGCTCGCCGGGAGCGACGCGAGCGGGAGCGATCCGGACAGTGCGGAGGTGATGGACCTCGAGCGCAAGGCCTACGTCGTCCGCAAGCGGGTCCAGTACGAGCTCGGGGAGAAGGGCGCGGGTCAGGACGGCCCGGGCCGCGACACCGTCTACTTCCCGAGCCTGTCGGGGCAGACCATGGTCTACAAGGGCATGCTGACGACGCCGCAGCTGCGCGACTTCTACCTCGACCTGCAGGACGAGCGCGTCGAGAGTGCGCTCGGCATGGTCCACTCGCGCTTCTCCACCAACACGTTCCCGTCCTGGCCGCTCGCGCACCCCTTCCGCCGCGTCGCCCACAACGGCGAGATCAACACGGTCACCGGTAACGAGAACTGGATGCGTGCCCGTGAAGCGCTGATCGACACCGACGCGTTCGGCGGCGCCGGGAGCGCGGCGAGCGAGCCGGCTCGAAGCAGCCTGGCTGACAAGATCTTCCCGGTGTGCACGCCGGGCGCCTCCGACACCGCTCGATTCGACGAGGTCCTCGAACTGCTGCACCTCGGCGGCCGCAGCCTGCCGCACGCGGTCCTGATGATGGTGCCCGAGGCGTGGGAGCGCAGCGAGGACATGAAGCCCGAGCACCGGGCGTTCTACGAGTACCACTCGGCCCTCATGGAGGCCTGGGACGGACCGGCGTCGGTGTGCTTCACGGACGGCACCGTGATCGGCGCGGTCCTGGACCGCAACGGTCTGCGCCCGTCCCGCATCTGGGTCACCAAGGACGGTCTCGTCGTACTGGGCTCCGAAGTCGGCGTCCTCGACATCGCGCCCGAGGACATCGTCACCCGAACGCGGCTGCAGCCGGGCAAGATGTTCCTGGTTGACACCGCGCAGGGTCGCATCGTCGCCGATGAGGAGGTCAAGGACTCCCTCGCCGGTGAGCACCCGTACCAGGAGTGGCTCGACGCCAACCAGGTGAAGCTGGAGGATCTGCCCGCGCCGCCGCACCGCCATATGGCGCACGACCGCGTCGCCCTGCGCCAGCAGGTCTTCGGCTACACCAACGAGGACCTGAACATCCTCATCTCGCCGATGGCGGCGACCGGAGCCGAGGCCATCGGATCGATGGGCACCGACACGCCTGTCGCCGTGCTGTCGTCCCGACCGCGCATGCTGTTCGACTACTTCCAGCAGATGTTCGCGCAGGTCACCAACCCGCCGCTGGACGCGATCCGCGAGGAGATCGTCACCAGCATCCGGCACCGTATCGGCGGCGAGCGCGATCTGCTGAAGCCCGGTGCGGACTCGGCTAAGCAGATCGTGCTGAGCCAGCCGATCCTCGACAACGACGACCTCGCTCGTCTGGTCGACATCGACGGCGAGGCGACCGGTTTCGGATCGGTCCACATTCACGGCCTGTACCCGGTCGCGGAGGGCGGCGCCGGCCTGCGCGCCGCGCTCGACCAGGTGCGAGCGAAGGCGTCCGCGGCCATCGCCGACGGTGCGCGGATCATCGTGCTGTCCGACCGCGAGTCCGACGAGACGCTCGCACCGATCCCGTCGTTGCTGCTGACCGCCGCCGTCCACCATCACCTGGTGCGTGAGCGGACCCGCACCCGCGCGAGCATCGTCGTCGAGTCCGGCGACGCCCGCGAAGTGCACCACATGGCGCTGCTCGTCGCGTTCGGCGCCAGCGGCATCAACCCGTACATGGCGTTCGAGACCATCGAGGACATGCTCGAGTCGGGTTCACTCACCGTGCCCGGCACCGACGACCTCGACCACGCCGCCCGCTTCGTCAAGGCCCGCACCAACTACATCAAGGCCGCGGGCAAGGGCGTGCTCAAGGTGATGAGCAAGATGGGCATCTCCACGGTCCCGTCGTACAACGGTGCCCAGCTGTTCCAGGTGATCGGCATCGCACAGGACGTGGTCGACGAGTTCTTCACTGGCCTGAACAGCCAGCTCGACGGCATCGGACTCGATGAGATCGCGGGCGAGGTGGCGCGCAGGCATTCCGTGGCCTTCACCGACCGCCCGAGCGAGCGCGCCTACCGTGAACTCGAGATCAGCGGCGAGTACCAGTGGCGCCGCGAGGGCGAGTACCACCTGTTCAACCCGGACACCGTGTTCAAACTGCAGCACGCCACCCGCACCGGGCAGTACAGCGTGTTCAAGGAGTACACCAAGCTCGTCGACGACCAGTCGAGCAGACTGGGCACCCTGCGCGGTCTGTTCGACTTCAACTTCGGCGACCGGGACCCGATCCCGCTCGACAAGGTGGAGCCGGCGAGTGAGATCGTCAAACGCTTCTCGACGGGCGCGATGAGCTACGGCTCCATCTCCGCCGAGGCGCACGAGACGCTGGCCATCGCCATGAACCGGTTGGGCGGACGCTCCAACTCCGGCGAGGGCGGCGAGGATCCGCGTCGTTTCAGTCACGACGAGAACGGCGACTGGCGACGCAGCGCGATCAAGCAGGTCGCGTCGGGTCGGTTCGGCGTCACCAGCCACTACCTGAGCAACTGCACCGACATCCAGATCAAGATGGCGCAGGGCGCCAAGCCCGGTGAGGGCGGGCAGCTGCCGCCGCACAAGGTGTACCCGTGGGTCGCCGAGGTCCGCGGCTCCACCCCGGGCGTCGGCCTCATCTCGCCGCCGCCGCACCACGACATCTACTCGATCGAGGACCTCGCGCAGCTGATCCACGATCTGAAGAACGCGAATCCGGCCGCGCGCATCCACGTCAAGCTCGTCTCCGAACTCGGCGTGGGCACCGTCGCCGCCGGTGTGTCGAAGGCGCACGCCGACGTCGTCCTGATCTCCGGGCACGACGGCGGAACCGGCGCGAGCCCGCTGACCTCGCTCAAGCACGCGGGCGCCCCGTGGGAGATCGGTCTGGCCGAGACCCAGCAGACGCTGCTGCTCAACGGTCTGCGCGACCGCATCGTCGTGCAGGTCGACGGCCAGCTCAAGACCGGTCGCGATGTGATGATCGCGGCACTCCTCGGCGGCGAGGAGTTCGGATTCGCGACCGCACCGCTCGTCGTCTCGGGTTGTGTCATGATGCGCGTCTGCCACCTGGACACCTGCCCGGTGGGTGTCGCGACGCAGAACCCGCTGCTGCGCGAGCGCTTCTCCGGTAAGCCCGAGTTCGTCGAGAACTTCATGCTGTACATCGCCGAAGAGGTTCGGGAGCTGTTGGCGCGCCTCGGTTTCCGCACACTGAACGAGGCCATCGGGCGGTTCGACGCGCTCGACACCACCAAGGCGCTGGCGCGTTGGAACGGCACCAAGGCCGGCAAGCTCGACCTGTCGCCGATTCTGACCAGCCCGGAGTCGCCGTTCATGAACCAGGACCTGTACTGCACGGGCACCCAGGATCACGGACTCGACAAGGCGCTCGACAACGAGCTCATCGTCAAGGCCCGGGCGGCCGTCGAATCCGGCACCCGCGTCAACCTGACCAGCCCGATCACCAACGTGAACCGGACGGTCGGCACCATGCTCGGCCACGAGGTCACCAAGGCGTACGGTGCGCAGGGACTGCCCGACGGCACCATCTCGATCGACTTCACCGGGTCGGCGGGCAACAGTTTCGGCGCGTTCGTCCCGCGCGGGATCACGATGCGCCTCGAAGGCGACGCCAACGACTTCGTCGGCAAGGGCCTGTCGGGTGGCAAGCTCGTGATCCGTCCGCCGCGCAACGCTCCCGCCGACTTCGTCGCCGAGGAGAACATCATCGCGGGCAACGTGATCGGCTTCGGCGGCACCGGCGGAAAGATCTTCCTGCGCGGTGTCGCGGGCGAGCGCTTCTGCGTCCGCAACTCCGGAGTGCAGGCCGTCGTCGAAGGCGTCGGCGACCACGGTTGCGAGTACATGACCGGTGGCAGCGTCGTCGTGCTCGGCGCGACGGGCCGCAACTTCGCGGCAGGCATGTCGGGCGGCGTCGCGTACGTCTACGACCCCAAGGACACGTTCGAGGCGAATCTGAACGCCGAACTCGTCGACCTGGAGGAACTCGACGCCGACGACGTCCTCTTCCTGGAGGGCGTGCTGACCGAGCACCGTGACGAGACCGGTTCGACGGTGGCCGCGGCCGTCCTCGACGACTGGTCGATCCGACAGGGGCACTTCGTCAAGGTGATGCCCCGTGACTACAAGAAGGTTCTCGCCGCCATCGACGTCGCCGAGAAGACCGGACGAGATGTGAACGACGCGATCATGGAGGCGGCTCGTGGCTGA
- a CDS encoding fatty acyl-CoA synthetase has protein sequence MDVRVNTIDSLLRRSASRTPNTIALRFADRDWTYRDLDDAVTRAAARLLSLDVAPGARIAAFGVNSDAYLIGFLATIRAGLVHVPINFALKAGELRYLLEDSGASVVLVDPPLRPTLDEVAGELPVIALRDADDSLLATASDGPVPSVEATVAATDLAQLLYTSGTTSAPKGAMMTHQALVHEYVSCLVGLDFAATDAPLIAMPLYHSAGMHVFMLPYLSIGATISLIEKPDVSEILRLVQERRIGSLFLAPTVWVPLANSPDLDSHDLSSLKKAQYGASIMPVTVLNRLRERYPDIGFYNCFGQSEIGPLACILRPEEHADRPASAGKAAFFVETRVVDGEGVDVPVGEQGEVCYRSPQLCSGYWNKPEATEEAFAGGWFHSGDLVTSDEEGYLTVVDRIKDVINTGGVLVASREVEDAVYLHDAVAEVAVIGTPDEKWIEAVTAVVVLKDGQSVGEEELIAFVKERIAPFKVPKSVLFVDELPRNQSGKLLKRELRAKV, from the coding sequence GTGGACGTCCGAGTGAACACCATCGATTCCCTGCTGCGCCGCTCCGCGTCGCGCACCCCGAACACCATCGCCCTCCGGTTCGCCGACCGCGACTGGACCTACCGCGACCTCGACGACGCCGTGACGCGCGCGGCCGCTCGCCTGCTGTCGCTCGACGTGGCACCCGGTGCCCGCATCGCCGCCTTCGGCGTCAACTCCGACGCGTACCTGATCGGCTTCCTCGCGACGATCCGCGCCGGCCTGGTGCACGTGCCGATCAACTTCGCTCTCAAGGCCGGCGAACTGCGCTATCTCCTGGAGGACTCGGGCGCGTCGGTCGTCCTGGTGGATCCGCCGCTGCGTCCCACGCTCGACGAGGTCGCCGGCGAGCTTCCGGTGATCGCTCTGCGCGACGCCGACGACAGTCTCCTGGCCACCGCGTCCGACGGGCCGGTCCCCTCGGTCGAGGCGACCGTCGCGGCCACCGACCTCGCGCAGCTGCTCTACACCTCGGGCACCACATCGGCGCCCAAGGGCGCGATGATGACTCATCAGGCGCTCGTCCACGAGTACGTGTCGTGCCTGGTGGGACTCGACTTCGCCGCCACCGACGCACCGCTGATCGCGATGCCGCTGTACCACTCGGCGGGCATGCACGTGTTCATGCTGCCGTACCTCTCGATCGGTGCGACGATCTCGCTGATCGAGAAGCCCGACGTGAGCGAGATCCTGCGGCTCGTCCAAGAGCGTCGCATCGGTTCGCTGTTCCTCGCGCCGACCGTGTGGGTGCCGTTGGCGAACAGTCCCGACCTCGACTCGCACGACCTCAGTTCCCTGAAGAAAGCACAGTACGGGGCGTCGATCATGCCGGTCACCGTGCTGAACCGGCTCCGTGAGCGGTACCCGGACATCGGCTTCTACAACTGCTTCGGCCAGTCGGAGATCGGACCGCTGGCCTGCATCCTGCGGCCCGAGGAGCACGCCGACCGTCCGGCGTCGGCCGGCAAGGCGGCGTTTTTCGTCGAGACGCGCGTCGTGGACGGCGAGGGCGTCGACGTTCCGGTCGGCGAGCAGGGCGAGGTCTGCTACCGGTCGCCGCAGCTGTGCAGCGGCTACTGGAACAAGCCCGAGGCCACCGAGGAGGCGTTCGCCGGCGGCTGGTTCCATTCCGGCGACCTCGTGACCAGTGACGAGGAGGGCTATCTGACCGTCGTCGATCGCATCAAGGACGTCATCAACACCGGCGGCGTGCTGGTCGCGTCGCGTGAGGTCGAGGACGCGGTCTACCTGCACGACGCGGTGGCCGAGGTCGCCGTGATCGGCACACCGGACGAGAAGTGGATCGAGGCCGTCACCGCCGTCGTCGTCCTCAAGGACGGGCAGTCGGTCGGCGAGGAGGAGCTGATCGCGTTCGTCAAGGAGCGGATCGCACCGTTCAAGGTCCCCAAGTCGGTGCTCTTCGTCGACGAGCTGCCACGCAACCAGAGCGGAAAGCTGTTGAAGAGGGAGCTGCGGGCGAAGGTGTGA
- a CDS encoding alpha/beta hydrolase: MTGATASNTYTSSGASDSGSARARARGAYIWRTTRPMMGIAARVPFLGPTVVPLIRPALNSSLSAISPVPRGTVTTTVRTRSGDGRVRGEWTHEGSRFGGGLPNPASGRSIVYYLHGSGYLVCSTRTHRGLVARLVRREGIGAFSLDYRLGPEHRFPAGGDDAIRGYRWLLDQGFSGDQIIVAGDSAGGHLAQDLIAANHADGVPQPAAMILFSPLYDPLFDVAVALERTGVRDPHIHAAGAKRLLTMYTGDADATHPRMTIDLTPDMDLPDTLIQCGAREVMAGDARRIHANILAAGGNSTIQEWPGQGHVFQMFPYFTPESRTAMREAKDFLARQVR, from the coding sequence GTGACCGGAGCTACTGCGAGTAACACATATACCTCTTCCGGCGCGAGCGACAGCGGATCCGCCCGCGCCCGTGCACGCGGTGCATACATCTGGCGCACCACGCGTCCGATGATGGGGATCGCCGCACGTGTGCCGTTCCTCGGACCGACGGTGGTTCCGCTGATCCGACCCGCACTGAACTCGTCATTGTCGGCCATCAGTCCGGTTCCACGTGGAACGGTGACGACGACGGTCCGAACACGATCCGGCGACGGCCGGGTGCGCGGCGAGTGGACGCACGAGGGGTCGCGGTTCGGCGGCGGACTCCCGAACCCCGCGAGCGGCCGCAGCATCGTCTACTACCTGCACGGCAGCGGCTACCTGGTGTGCTCGACGCGCACCCACCGCGGACTCGTCGCCCGACTGGTGCGCCGCGAAGGCATCGGCGCCTTCAGCCTCGACTACCGACTCGGCCCCGAACACCGCTTCCCCGCCGGCGGAGACGACGCGATCCGCGGCTATCGCTGGCTCCTGGACCAGGGGTTCTCCGGCGACCAGATCATCGTCGCGGGCGACTCCGCGGGAGGTCACCTGGCGCAGGATCTGATCGCGGCGAACCACGCCGACGGGGTACCGCAGCCCGCGGCGATGATCCTGTTCTCCCCGCTCTACGATCCGCTGTTCGACGTCGCCGTCGCCCTGGAGCGCACCGGTGTCCGCGACCCGCACATCCACGCCGCTGGCGCCAAACGCCTCCTCACCATGTACACCGGCGACGCCGACGCGACTCACCCGCGCATGACGATCGACCTGACGCCCGACATGGACCTGCCCGACACCCTCATCCAGTGCGGCGCCCGCGAGGTGATGGCGGGCGACGCCCGCCGCATTCACGCCAACATCCTTGCCGCAGGCGGGAACTCGACGATCCAGGAATGGCCCGGGCAAGGCCACGTGTTCCAGATGTTCCCGTACTTCACGCCGGAGTCACGCACGGCGATGCGGGAGGCCAAGGACTTCCTGGCGCGACAGGTGCGGTGA
- a CDS encoding 3-hydroxyisobutyryl-CoA hydrolase: MASATDSPAVITTVTGRAGVITLNRPRSINALDHEMCKLMDAALVAWADDDAIDLVIVRGAGDRGLCAGGDIVAIHTDAKALSGAGDEAAAASASAAFWRDEYVMNARIGDYPKPYVAIMDGIVMGGGVGVSGHASHRIVTDKTRFAMPEVGIGLVPDVGGTWLLSRVPDELGTYAALTTTHLRGGDVIALGLADHFVPSDRLDAFVDALTQRPLDEVLAEFSETAPESDVAAGREWIAKAFAADTVAEILENCVAAGTADGFTTAETIEGKSPAALAAALAALRAAADDGSLRESLTREYRSSLRCLQHPDLAEGIRAQVIDKDRNPQWQTGPVDADSFLAPLPAHLELKF, encoded by the coding sequence ATGGCATCGGCCACCGATTCCCCCGCCGTCATCACGACGGTCACCGGCCGCGCAGGCGTCATCACGCTGAACCGACCCCGCTCGATCAACGCGCTCGACCACGAGATGTGCAAGCTCATGGATGCAGCTCTCGTCGCCTGGGCCGACGACGATGCGATCGATCTGGTGATCGTCCGCGGCGCGGGCGATCGCGGCCTCTGCGCCGGAGGCGACATCGTCGCCATCCACACCGACGCGAAGGCGCTCTCGGGGGCGGGCGACGAGGCCGCGGCGGCGTCCGCGTCGGCGGCCTTCTGGCGCGACGAGTACGTGATGAACGCGCGTATCGGCGACTACCCGAAGCCCTATGTGGCGATCATGGACGGCATCGTGATGGGCGGCGGCGTCGGTGTCTCCGGCCACGCCAGCCACCGCATCGTCACCGACAAGACCCGGTTCGCGATGCCCGAGGTCGGCATCGGCCTGGTGCCCGACGTCGGCGGCACCTGGCTGCTCTCGCGCGTCCCGGACGAGCTCGGCACCTACGCGGCGCTCACCACGACGCATCTGCGCGGCGGCGACGTGATCGCTCTCGGTCTGGCCGACCACTTCGTTCCCTCGGACCGGCTCGACGCCTTCGTCGACGCGCTCACCCAGCGCCCGCTCGACGAGGTGCTCGCCGAATTCTCCGAGACCGCACCGGAATCCGACGTCGCCGCCGGACGCGAGTGGATCGCCAAGGCGTTCGCGGCGGACACCGTCGCCGAGATCCTCGAGAACTGCGTCGCCGCGGGCACCGCGGACGGTTTCACGACCGCCGAGACCATCGAGGGCAAGTCGCCCGCTGCACTCGCCGCGGCACTGGCCGCCCTGCGCGCCGCCGCGGACGACGGCTCGTTGCGCGAGTCGCTCACGCGCGAGTACCGGTCGTCGCTGCGCTGCCTGCAGCACCCCGACCTCGCCGAGGGCATCCGCGCACAGGTCATCGACAAGGATCGCAACCCGCAATGGCAGACCGGACCGGTCGACGCGGACTCGTTCCTCGCCCCGCTGCCCGCTCATCTCGAGCTGAAGTTCTGA